A window of Odocoileus virginianus isolate 20LAN1187 ecotype Illinois chromosome 3, Ovbor_1.2, whole genome shotgun sequence genomic DNA:
TAGGCTTTGAAATGCTGTTCTATTATAAAACATGATGTAACTACCACCTTAGGGGATTGTGGCTTTGGTAGAAAATTTAAGCATTTACCAAATTTAAACATTTACCAAATTCTACAAAAGTGATATTTATTTACTGTATGCGAAGTGCCAGTCAATCCAGAGATTAGGATGCTAACTCATGTGCATTTACTTcaagaacatttttttccctgcaaGTCCCTAAATATTTGACCCTCATCAATTACTCCTATACCCGGACCTTCACAGTTTATCTTCAACCCCATGATTTTCAGGGCCTTTCCTTCAGGTTAGGATCCCTTATTGCTGTGAATGTTATCACCCTCCTTGTGTACCTTACTAATGGGCTGATGCATTATTCTACTTATTTAGacaattatttttgcatttttaaagtatgtatgtTATCAAATAAAGGGCTCACTGCCCAGCACCCACAGAGGCCAATAGTATGGCACTGggtttgagaaaagaagaaactttATTGTGAGGTCAACCAACAAGGAGGCAGAAGACAAGGCTCCAATCTATCTCCTGACCTGGGGTGCAGTCAAACTTTTGAGTTATGGGAGAGCGGCTGGTATGCAGAGGTGCTGGCAGCGCAGATTTCCACTGCAGGGCTCTGGAACTTGATCATGCATGGTCAGCTGTGGGAGAGGGGCTTCCGCACTGGATCTTCCTGGGCAAATGACCCTTTGGAAAGGGTTCAGCATTGAGGTTCTAGTCATGTTCCcttcttttggtttctttgggAGTGGGAAAAGGAGAAAGTTTAGTTTTGGATGTTTCTTGAGATAAACATTTTCTACTCTGTGCATCCCTTGCCTGCATGACTTGCAGTTTTGTTCTGTTGTCTCTGAAAAGCAACAAAGTATCTTGTTAGCAACAGGAAAGGGCCATTTCGAGATTGATTCTGTAGTTACCTATATATTCATAACATAAATAAATGCAGTCATATTATAAGTATCCAATCTTTTCCCTACACAAAATTCCAATAGCAGTAGGAACAAAGTCTGTTTCACATAACTACTGTTATTCTACTTTACTCAAATaaaaaagttacttttatttCTGCCTCTGGTAGCAGTCCCTCCATGTGCAAAGAAATGAATGCTGATTTTATTTGAGTGTCAGGAAGTATTGTCTCTTTGCAGTATTTCCACTGATGAAAATACTTTTATGAACCATGGTCAAATCATACCTATCTTCCACGTAAGAAATCACCCTGTAAGGATACTGCAGAAATAAGCTTTTGTGATCATAGACTTGAAAACTTTATCACGCTCTTAGCTTGGCATTTGTATTTAATTCTGCCTTgctttgaataaaaaaaaaattctactttcttAAGGATAATCTAAAAGGGAAATAAGAAGAAAGCTGACCCGTCAAAAGATAGTCATTTGATTTTACTGGCTATTTGTCATATTTTTTGCTCACTTCATAATTAAAATCTGATtgctacaggaaaaaattatctcCCAAGAAAAATTATGTTATTAGTTGAtagatttctttattctttgaaaaatggGTTAATGCTGGCAAGTTTGAACTATTACagttatagaattttattttccctaAGTTCAATAATTTAATGTGACTAGCCTTTtggaaaatgaatataatatttcAGTAGCTCAGAAACATaatctgtatgtatgtattacaCTTACAGTTTAATTAGAAAACTAATGAGGTGCAATTGCCAGTCTGATTGGTGAGGAACTGGTATGGTAAATTTCTGTTAGCAGATTTGAGTATTTCTCTTCCAGCTCTGCATTCACCCAACCTCAGGATATAGGGATTATTACATTGGACAGCTGCCATCCTAGTCTTTGGAAACCATCCTTCTGTAAAACCACCAAATTAATTATAGCTCAAAATAAGGGAGTACTGGAAGATTCAACTACTTGTGAATTTACCTTAGAGGAGCAAACTGTAGAACAGATGACTATGGCTATTAATTAGATGTAAGTGAATTAgcagaaataaattttagtagatactattatttatctagaatttacatttttataagggAGTGTATGtagatacatgtatttttaatatatttttaagtattactGATAATAGAAGAGGCACACATTTTCAGTGTCATTAACTCTGCTTTTGAAATTAGAAGCATTTGTCACCTTTCTAGGCAATTCACAAGCTTGTTGAAGCAAATACACTGTCACTCATACTGTTTTCTTTCAGCATTAGTGACCTCTCATGATTTACAGcaaattcatgttttaaatcattttccaCACTTACCTTCCACTGTCTGAGTCTCATTCTCACAAACATCATAAATTCTAATGATAATCCTATCAAATGTAGCACTTGAATTGATGGAATGAGTCAGCAGTCTCATTGGTTGTTGTGAATAAAACCAACATGTCATTGTTAGAATTCATTTTGGTATTATTAAGTTCCATTATctatataacatattttaaatctaGTCAACAAAAGACaagatgatttttactttttttcgcTAAAAACTAGCAAACTTGTTAATACTAGTTAAAACTTAAGACAGTAAAGCCTAATCAGAAATTCCAGTAAATGCACCAGTATTTACTTACTAATGAAATAAGTAAAGACAAAAACATTATTAATAAACATAGCTACCATGGAACAGGCACTGTGTTCATGGTTTACCAGATTATCCTTTTGATAAAGTCTGTAAATTATTACTGCCATATATTTAAGTCATGAAGATTAGAGACCAAGAAGCTTAATAATTTGcccaaaaatacaaatatactgAGTACTGAAATTGAATTTGAACCTCGGACCCCTGACTGCAAAACCATGTCTTATTTTGCTGGACTACAATTTAAGGACCTATGAATGAACAATGCTTTCcatggggaaaaaagggaaaattgaTGAAAAAGTGtgtaaaaattaacttgaaacaaAATTCATTGTTAAAAAACCATGATTCATAATTTCTATACTGCAAAATAACCCAATACTGCAATTATTCCATAATAAACTTTTTCCCCAAAATGACCTCTGCTATTGAAAAAGATTGATATGTAAAATTGAAATAGtgttagaaaaaaatgtcatttttcctaTTAGATTCTATATATTATGTTCTCTTTTGCCTCActcttactctctctctctctctctctctccgtgtgtgtgtatatatatatatattagtgcaGCAGTGGAATTATTTTTTGCAGTAGTTGCTTTGATCACTAACTACTTGAGATGGAGCAGGCAAATTAGAAGAGGAAATAGCCAAAAAGTTCAATGAAAGGTAGATTGAGCCAACTGAAGATCAATCCACAATGAAGGTTAAGGGCTCTGAGTAGATAACataaatcaatagaaaatatGATTGGACTTTGAAAAGTGTGATTTTTCAAGCTACTTTTCAGGAAACTATCCATTGTGTCAATTAATAACTCTGCATTTATTTCTGGAAGTCTGCAGGTGGTATATTCTTGATCTTCTTTATCATATTGCCACTTTCAATCCCACGTGTCCCAAACATGTTGTATAAACTTCCATTCCAAGATCTGGGTTTTAACAAACATTTGAGCTCCTACTATGGGCAGAGTAAAAGTGCTAGGTGCTGATGATACATTGGGACAGTCATTTAGCATGGTCACAATTAGCCCATAGTCAGCCCATAGCCAATGTTGAGTGAATGATCAGAAATCCCAACAGATCATGTCAATACACTAAATAGTCCTACAATATAGCCCAAATACTAGGTGCTGTAGAAGTCCTGTGTTACCTAATCATGAATGATATATGAGTTTAAGTTACTGATTAAAGATGACAGAGATTAAGCATCCTTCATCTCTAACCCATGACTGGTTCTCTTGTGGtattctttagttgctaagtcatgtctgactcttttgcaacctcatggatgactgtagcctgccaggttcctctgtccaatgggattccccaggcaagaatactggagtgggttgccattaccttttaGATTTTAGAATAGACATGTGCTGTGTACTCATACTTTTTTTACTTGATGTGAaaagtcttcctgacccaaggagtgaacccgtgtctcctgcattggcaggcagattctttaccactgagccacatgtcCAGTCCCTGGTTCTCTTACAGAAATTTCTTTCAGAACTAATCCCTGTTACTTAAGAATGCTATCCCTCAAAAGTCCTTTTTTGAGTGGATTTGGGGTTTTGAGTGTGATGCactctgtttctttctggttGAGTGTTACATTGGACAGGCTTTGGTTCCCTCTGGTTTAGAGTGGGGACAATAATTGTGCTTACCTAATAATTTGGTGTGAGAATAAaatggatgtatgtgtgtgtgtggcagcaAGAATTATTATTAGCCTATATTTACATAGTATGGCTAGTTTTCAATGTTTACTTGAATAGACTGATTAGCTGCTTAGGTCAATGgttcaaaaagaaatagaagataaccTCAAACATATGGGAATCATGCACACCCACACAGGTTAATCTTATTTTGAATATGAaatcttaaatatattaaatgaacTGAAATTCACGTGAACCTCAATCTTTGACAATCCTTAGAGAAACGGAGATCACCTTGTTTTTCATTAGTAAAAGCAAAACTTTCATATTTCTGTTCTGAAGAGCATTGTAGAGGACATTTGTCATTGttatttaatattgttttggGAAAAGGAAACAATATCCATCATTCCTTTTGACTATAGTTAAGGCATAGAGTGAAAAAGTGTGGATACATGAGCGCATGTCCATTCTAAAATCTAGGATCCTAAAACAGACTCTAAGTAACTAATAGGAAAATTTGAAaagtctataattttttttctatttataatctCTTTGCATGCACTATGGTTTTTTATAGCTCCAGAAAATATATGCATTTCCATGATGACATATGCTATTCAAAATGCTGAATTTCACAAAAGCATGTGAGTTAGACTCTTCTCTAGCAAGACATTTCAACTTGAGGCAGATTATTGATTTGGTTCTGTCCATGGATGTGTCAGAGTGTCTGTGCACTATTATAAATCCTATTAATACTtgatatgtacacatatacattttgtagtttttaattttcaacagATTCTAGGATAACATGGCTATAAGTGGTTAAAAATAGCTATCATAAAAGGCATTTTCACAATTGCATCCAATAAATGAAATTGTCGGCCTTAATaacttttcttttgcctttgctTCTTTAGCTCTTGCTGCATAACCAAGCAGGTAAAACTTAGCAGCCTTCCCTTTTTTATTTCAAGTCTATGAACTGGTTGACTGTATCTCCTGCTCTTCCTCAGTATTGGCTGGGAAGTTTGGACTTGTTCATGTGCAGTGGTCACCTCGTAGCTAAGAGCTGACGGGTCTAGGATGATGTTGAATGGGCTAACTTAGTTCTTCTCCACATGATTTCCCATCTTGTAGCAGTCTAATGTAGACATCATCTCATAGCATAGAAGGTATGCAAAAGAAGTATAATTGTCCAAGTCTATTGTGAAGTCACTAATGGTATCAATTTTTAATTACCTAATTGACCAGAATAGTTAAATGGTCTCCAATTCTATGGGAATGCAAGAtcacctgaatattcattggaaggactgatgctgaagctgaagctccaatactttggtcacctgatgcaaagaactggctccttaggaaagaccctgatgctggaaaagattgagaaggggacaacagagaataagatggttggatggcatcaccaactcaatggacatgagtttgagcaaactccaggagttggtgatagacagggaagcttggcgtgctatagtccatggggttgcaaagagttagacatggctgagcgactgaactaaactgaaccaaACCAGATCatcttagctgcctcctgagaaacctgtacccaggtcaagaagcaatagttagaaccggacatggaacaacggactggttccaaattgggaaagaagtgtgtcaagactgtatattaccctgcttatttaacttctatgcagagcacataatgtgaaatgctgggctggattactcacaagctggaatcaagattgccagaagaaacatcaataacttcatatatgcatgtgacaccacccttatgtcagaaagcaaagaggaactaaagaggctcttgatgaaagtgaaagaggagagtgaaaaatctggtttaaaactcaacatccgcccgccccccccccccctacaaaaaacatcatggcatctggtcccatcatttcatggctaatagatggggaaataatggaaatagtgacagactattttcttgggctccaaaatcactgcagacggtgacagcagccatgaaattaaggcAGTtcctccttggaagtaaagctatgaccaacctagacagcatattaaaaagcaaggacattactttgctgacaaagctccatatagtcaaagctcttgtctttccagtagtcatgtacaaatgtgagagctggaccataaagaaggctgtgagCCAGAGagctgatgttttcaaactgtgtgttggagaagtctcttgagagtccgttggactgcaaggagatcaaaccaatgaatactaaaggagatcaaccctgaatgttcattggaaggactgaagctgaagctccaattactttggccacctgatgtgaagagctgacttactggaaaagaccctgatgctgggaaagattgaaggcaggaggagaaggggaggacagaggatgagatggctggatggcatcaccgactcggtggacatgggtttgagcaatctctgggagatggtgaatgactgggaagactggcatgccacagtccatggggtcacaaggagtcgggcatgactgagcaactgaacaacaacagcagcaattcTATGGGTAGGACTCTGCTAAACGGCAAAGATGCAGAGAGGGCATAAGTTGGTGCCATCAATGCAATGAAACTACCAGAACTCGTTATGTTGTTGTAAACGAATAAGTCCAAATCTTGAACAACTGAGGCACATGTCAGAGATTTATTTCTCCACTATTGCAGTCACTAGTAAATATAACTTCGTGGAGGGTCCATCTCAATTCAAAATGATATGCAGCATTTTTGTTAAAGGAGAATCACAGAAAACAGTCTGAATTTCCTTCGTGATGGGACTAATTAACTGGactgcctgcatgctcagttgcttcagccatgtccaattctttgtgaacctgtgggctgtagcccaccagattcctctgcccatggagttctccaggcaagaatactggagtgggttaccatgcccttctccaggggatcttcctgacccatgaatggaacccttgtctcctgtgtcttttgcattgcagacagactcttcacctctgagtcacctgggaagcctgattaaGTGAATTTTGGCATATCTATTTCATTGGATCTgtatagattaaaaaattaattaggaaaactgctgatatgtatgtatgtgagataCATATTTAGAAGATACATAAAAGGATGAACCCTggcataagaaaaggaaaaaatatacaaacacatgTGCATAGAGCCTTCATATGTGTTCATAAGTATCTAAAAGTGTagacaaaaagggaaaatagtAGTATGGAAATAAGTTGGGAGAAAACCAGGATTCAAAGGAAGTCTTCTCAGAGAATATCTTTTATGAGTTTTGAAATTTGAAGCACACCGTTTTACTAGTTAgtgataaataagtaataaaaaaaatgaaataagaattataaaaaaagaagacaaaagagcATTGATTGTGGTCAGATATATACATTCTAATCCTGAAGTACATTTTTATTGGTGAGAGCTCAATCAACCTACATTAACTTTTGTAAACTCGGGTTTTCCCTTTTAAAGGTAAAGGATAACAATACCTCCCCGATAGAGTTGTTGTGAAGTTTAAATGGGATAATCCACGTAATGCACTTTGTTATTTGACAcatgtgcccaactctttgtgaccccatgaactatagcctaccaggctcctctgtccatgggttttctaggcaagaatactggaatgggttgctgtttcctcttccaggattTAACACATAGTAGCTGGTTAATCGgttttcccaggtagctcaatggtaaagaatctgctgccagcgcaggagatgcaggtgcaatatctgggtcaggaagatcctctggagaaggaaatggcaacccactccagtattcttgtttgggaaatcccatggacagaggagcatagtgggCTCTAGCCCAAGAATCAGACGTGATTTAGAGACTGGGTACAGCTGCTTAATAAGTTCAATATTCTTGTTGCTACCACCGTTCATTTCATTACTTAGTTATAAGAGGTCAATTGTGAAATAGCTAAAGTGCAAGTCAAGTAGGATTTCCACTGAGAATATTTTTCTAGGTTGTTCTTTCTTCTCACTCTTCTTAATGCCTTGCTTAGAATTTAACCTTTAATTGTTgtagattattttaatattttttgggaATACAGAgagatgtaagtcagaaagagaaaggcaactactgtatattaacacatatatatggaatctagaaagatgggacTGACAgtcctatgtgcagggcagcaaaggagacacagacataaaggacAGACCTGTGtattcagtgggagaaggagagggtagggTGATTTGAggaaatagcattgaaacatacattaccataggtAAAAGAGATAACCAGGGcgagtttgatgcatgaagcagggttcccaaagccggtgctctgtggCAACTAGAGGAATagtgtggggaaggaggtgggagttgggattcaggatggaggggacacatgtatacctatggccagttcatattgatgtatggcaaaaatgatCACAATGTCATGAAATAATTATCCTTctgttaaaataaatacattttaaaaacaaatgtggcAGTACATTGAGCTCCATAGAGACAGCGCCGGGGCAAGTGAGAGCCGGACGGGCACTGGGCGACTCTGTGCCTCGCGGAGGATAATTAAACATGGGCAAAGGAGATCCTAAGAAGCTGAGAGGCAAAATGTCATCATATGCATTCTTTGTGCAAACTTGCCGGGAGGAGCACAAGAAGAAGCACCCGGATGCTTCAGTCAACTTCTCAGAGTTTTCTAAGAAGTGCTCAGAGAGGTGGAAGACCATGTCtgctaaagagaaaggaaaatttgaagACATGGCAAAGGCGGACAAGGCCCgttatgaaagagaaatgaaaacttatatccCTCCTAaaggggaaacaaaaaaaaagttcaagGATCCCAATGCACCCAAGAGGCCTCCTTCggcctttttcttgttttgttctgAGCATCGTCCAAAAATCAAAGGCGAACATCCTGGCCTGTCCATTGGTGATGTTGCAAAGAAACTGGGAGAGATGTGGAATAACACTGCTGCAGATGACAAGCAGCCTTATGAGAAGAAGGCTGCTAAGCTGaaggaaaagtatgaaaaggatATTGCTGCATACCGAGCTAAAGGGAAGCCTGATGCAGCAAGAAAGGGAGTTGTTAAggccaaaaaaagcaagagaaagaaggaagaggaagatgaggaagatgaagaggatgaggaggaggaagaagatgaagaggatgaggaggaggaagaagatgatgatgatgaataaGTTGGTTCTAgcgcagttttttttttcttgtctataaaGCATTTAACCCCCCTGTACACAACTCactccttttaaagaaaaaaaattgaaatgtaaggCAGtgtaagatttgtttttaaactgtacagtgtctttttttgtatagttaacACACTACCGAATGTGTCTTTAGATAGCCCTGTCCTGGTGGTATTTTCAATAGCCACTAACCTTGCCTGGTACAGTATGGGGGTTGTAGATTGGCATGGAAATTTAAAGCAGGTTCTTATTGGTGCACAGTGCAAATTAGTTATATATGGGGATGGTAGTTTTTTCATCTTCAGTTGTCTCTGATGCAGCTTATACGAATAATTGTTGTTCTGTTAACTGAATACCACTCTgtaattgcaaaagaaaaagaaaaaaagttgcagCTGTCTTGTTGACATTCTGAATGCTTCtaagtaaatacaattttttttattaaaaaaataaaaaaataaaaccaaatgtgACCTTTGCTCTCTTTCTGATATCTTCccattttaatattattgaaaAG
This region includes:
- the LOC110137221 gene encoding high mobility group protein B1 — encoded protein: MGKGDPKKLRGKMSSYAFFVQTCREEHKKKHPDASVNFSEFSKKCSERWKTMSAKEKGKFEDMAKADKARYEREMKTYIPPKGETKKKFKDPNAPKRPPSAFFLFCSEHRPKIKGEHPGLSIGDVAKKLGEMWNNTAADDKQPYEKKAAKLKEKYEKDIAAYRAKGKPDAARKGVVKAKKSKRKKEEEDEEDEEDEEEEEDEEDEEEEEDDDDE